CATAGGCATCGTGATCCGGCAGATGATCGCCAAGGCCCGCATAGAGGACCCGGGCGACACCCGCTTCCTCGAGGGCTCCCAGATCGACAGGCTGATCCTGAACCGGGAGAACGACCTGGCGGCGAGGGAGGGCAGGCGTCCGGCCACCAGCGACGTCCAGCTCCTCGGCATCACCAGGGCGTCGCTGGCCACCGACAGCTTCCTCTCGGCAGCGTCCTTCCAGGAGACCAACACGGTCCTGGCCGACGCCGCCGTCGAGGGCAAGGTGGACAATCTCCGGGGCCTGAAGGAGAACGTCATCGCCGGACACCTCATCCCCGCCGGGACGGGCATGAGGCGGTACGCACCGGTGAACCTCGCGCTGCCCGACGGGACCCTCCCGCCCGGGCCGCCCGAGGACGACGATGTTGACGAAGAGGACACGGACGTCTAGACTACGGGCTTCCGTGAACTGCCGGAAGGTCGTACCCTCCGGCGCTGAAAGGAGTTGAGTTGCCGACCATCAATCAGCTCGTCCGCTACGGACGGTCGAAACCCGTGTCGAAGACCAAGGCGCCGGCCCTCACCGGCTGTCCTCAGAAGAAGGGCATCTGCACCAGGGTGTACACCAGCACCCCCAAGAAGCCCAATTCGGCTCTGAGGAAGGTCGCGAGGGTGAGGCTGCGGAACGGATACGAGGTCACCTGCTACATCCCCGGCGAGGGGCACAATCTCAACGAGCACTCGGTCGTCCTCGTCAGGGGTGGCAGGGTGAAGGACCTCCCTGGCGTGCGCTACCATATCATCAGGGGCGTTGAGGACACCTCCGGAGTAGAGGGCAGGCGCCAGAGCAGATCCAAGTACGGGGCGAAGAAGCCCTCTTAGGAACAATTCAAGAATATGGCAGGAGGCGTCTGAAACATGCCCAGGCGTGCGGCACCGAAGAGGAGGGAACCGGCGGCCGACAGGCGGTACGGGAACACTCTCGTATCGAAGTTCATCAACGCCCTGATGTCGGAGGGCAGGAAGCCGGTTGCCGAGAGGATCTTCTACGGATCCATGGACATCATAGAGGAGAAGACCGGCCAGGAGGGCCTGGGCGTCTTCAACAGGGCTATGAACAACGTACGGCCCGTCCTGAAGGTCAAGTCCAGGAGGGTCGGCGGTTCGACCTACCAGGTCCCGATGGAGGTCAAGCCCTCCGAGAGGGACGCGCTCGCGATACGCTGGATCATCCAGTACTCCAGGTCCCGCAAGGGGCATTCCATGGCCGAGAAGCTCTCCGCCGAGATCATGGACGCGGCGAGGGGCGAGAACGCCGGCAGCGTCAAGAAGAAGGACGAGACCCACAAGATGGCCGAGGCCAACAAGGCCTTCGCGCACTATCGCTGGTAACGCTCCCGGACCCCGTCCGGGAGCGCCCGGAAACCACCTGCGGAATCAGCCGGCACCGGATGGCGACATCCGGCGCCCGGCGGGGGACCGGTCATGGGCAGACCTGACCCGGAGACCATCCGGAACATAGGCATCATGGCCCACATCGATGCCGGCAAGACCACGGTGACGGAGAGGATCCTCTTCTTCACCGGGCGGCTGCATCGCATGGGCGACGTGGACTACGGCACAGCCACCATGGACTGGATGCCCCAGGAGCGCGAGCGCGGCATCACGATCACCTCGGCCGCCACCACCTGCCACTGGCGCGGCTGCCAGATCAACATCATCGACACCCCGGGCCACGTCGACTTCACCGTCGAGGTCGAGCGGTCCCTGCGGGTGCTCGACGGGGCCGTGGCCGTCTTCTGCGCCGTGGGAGGGGTCGAGCCCCAGTCCGAGACGGTCTGGCGCCAGGCCGACAGGTACTCCATCCCGAGGCTCGCCTTCGTGAACAAGCTTGACCGCTCCGGCGCAGACTTCGGGCGTGTGATCTCCATGATGAGGGAAAGGCTGGGCGCGAACCCGCTCCCCGTCATGCTGCCCATCGGGCGGGCCGACACGTTCCGCGGCATCGTCAGCGTGCTGGAGGGCAGGGCGCTGCTCTTCTCGACCGACGACCAGGGCGGGGTCGTCACGAAGGCGGACATCCCCGGGGACATGATCCAGGCCTACGAGAAGGCCAGGGAGGATGTCTGGTCCGCCGCGGCCGAGCTGGACGACGGGGCGACGGAACGCTACCTGTCAGGCTCGCTGGGCGCCGAGGAGGTCCGCAGGCTGATCCGGAAGGGGACCCTCGAGGGCAGGTTCGTGCCGGTGCTGTGCGGGGCCGCCCTGCGGAACACCGGCGTCCAGCCCCTTCTGGACGCCATCGTCGACTGGCTTCCCTCCCCCTCCGACATGCCGCCCGTGGAGGGCATCGTCCCGGGCGACGGGCACGGCCTCAGGGAGAGGAACGACGAAGAGCCGTTCACCGCGCTCGTGTTCAAGATACAGACCGACGACCACCTGGGCCGGCTGGCGTACATGCGGGTCTACTCGGGTTTCGCCGCCGACGGGGACACGGTCCTGAACAACAGGACGGGGAAGAGGGAGCGCCTCGCGAGGCTCGTCCGGATGCACGCCGACAAGCGCACGCACCTCGACGAGATAGCCGCCGGCGACATAGCCGCCGTCGGACTCCGCAACGCAGCCACCGGCGACACCCTCACCGACATGGACCACCCGTTCTCCCTCGAGTCGATGAGGTTCCCCGAGCCCGTGATGCAGATGGCCATGGAACCCGAGAGCACGAAGGACGAGAAGGCTCTCGAACAGGCTCTCTCGGACATGACCGGCGAAGACCCGACACTCAGGGTGTCCACCGACGAGGATACCGGCCAGACTCTGATAAGGGGGATGGGCGAGCTCCATCTCGAGATCGTGGTGGACAGGCTGAGGAGGGAGAGGAGGCTCTCCGTGAAGACCGGCAAGCCCCAGGTCTCGTACCGGGAGGGCATATCCCGGCATGCCGAGGCCGATGCCGTCTTCGAGAGGGAGATAGCCGGGAAGCGGCACTACGGCCAGGTGAGCCTCTCGATGGATCCGGCCGAGAACGGGATCTCGATCGAGGCATCATCGGGCCTCGCCGTGCCCGATGTCTTCGTGGAGGCGGCCAGGGCGGGCGTCGCGGGCTCGACGGGCGGCGGCCCGCTGGCGGGCTTCCCGGTCGACGGCGTGATCGTCCGCATCACCTCCATGAAGCTCCACGAGACGGATTCGACCGAACTCGGGTACTCGTCGGCCGCCGCGTCGGCCGTCAGGCAGGCGCTGCAGGCCGCGGCCCCCGTATTGCGCGAGCCCGTGATGAAGCTCGACATCATATCCCCTCAGGAGTATGCCGGAGACATCATAGGCGACCTCGGATCGAGGCGCGGGAGGGTCACTTCGATGGAACCCGGGTGCGATGCCACGGCCATATCGGCCAGGGTACCCCTTGCGGAGCTTTTTGGCTATACTACCGCCCTGCGTTCCCTGACCCAGGGTCGCGCAGGGTATTCGATGCAGCTCCTCGAGTACGCCGAGGTGCCGCCTGCGGCGGCACAGGCGCTCATGCAGAGGATGGGCATAGCGATCAGGCAATGACCGCCGAGCCGCGTCCGCGTGGCGCGGTGCCGGGTCTCTAATCCGGGAGTGTTCGGAGTGAACGGAGCCAAGCTGAGGATCAGACTGAGGGCCTACGACCACCGTCTACTCGACAGGTCCGCCCAGAGCATCGTGCGCGGAGTGAAGCAGACGGGCGCATCCGTCGCAGGACCGATCCCCCTGCCCACCCGGAGGACCCTGTTCACGGTCCTCAGGAGCCCGCACGTGGACAAGAAGTCGCGCGAGCAGTTCGAGATGAAGATCCATTCCAGGCTCATCGAGATCGAGGATCCCGGCGAGCAGACCACCGAAGTGTTGCGACAGCTCGACGTCCCCGCAGGGGTGGACGTCGAGGTGAGGTAGCCGGGAGGCATCCCGGCTCCCTACTGACTGGTCCGGCACAGCCGGACTAAGAGTATCCGGGGCTCGGCCGGTCGAAGGCGGTTGACCGGCGGCCCGTGCAGAACAGAAACGCTTGTCCCTCCGCCTAGAGGGGACTTCAGCGACGGGAGTGGAGAACCGATGAGCGGTCTCATGGCTCGCAAGGTGGGCATGACCCGTGTCTTCAGGGATGACGGGAAGGTGCTTCCGGTCACGGTACTGGAGGCCCGCCCGTGCCCTGTCGTCCAGGTCAAGACCGTGGACACCGACGGTTACGAAGCCATCCAGATCGGATACCGTCAGCAGCGGAAGAGCAGGCTGTCGAAGCCCGAGATCGGGCACCTCGACAAGGCCGGCGCCCCGCCGGTCTCGTGCCTGAGGGAGATCCCGGCGATCGAGGGCAGGGAGGTCGCCCCCGGCGACTTCATCGACCTGTCGATCTTCCTGCCGGGGGAGAGGGTGGACGTCACCGGCCTCACGAAGGGCAAGGGGTTCCAGGGATGCGTGAAGCGCCACGGCTTCTCCGGCGGCGACAACGCCCACGGATGCAAGTCCAAGAGGGTCCCGGGCTCGATCGGCCAGCACACCACCCCCGCGGAGGTCAGGAAGAACAGGCGCATGCCGGGCCGCAACGGCTACGAGAGGATCACGGTGAAGAATCTCGAGGTCGTCGGAATAGATCTCGAGAACAACCTGCTGCTCCTCAAGGGCGCCGTCCCCGGCTCCCGGAACACCTACCTCCTCGTCAGCAAGAAGAGGGGAGGAGGCAGATAACATGCCCGAAGCCAGAGTGTACAACATGAAGGGCGAAGAGGTCGGCACCGTCGATCTCCCCGAGGAGATCTTCGGCGTGAGCGTCGCGACCCACGTCCTCTGGGAGGTCACGAGGGCCGAGATGCTCAACGCCAGGGCGGGCACGGCCAGCGCCAAGGACCGGAGCGACGTGAGCCTCTCCGGCGCGAAGCCCTGGAAGCAGAAGCACACGGGGCACGCCAGGGCCGGCAGCTTCCGCTCCCCGGTCTGGGTCGGCGGCGGCGTCGCCCACGGACCCCACCCCAGGACCTGGTCGCTCAAGATCAACCGCAAGGTCAGGCGCAAGGCCGTGGCCGGCATACTCAGCGAACGGCTGTCCGAGGGCAACCTCAGGCTGCTCCGCGACCTGTCCTCCACCGGGAAGACCCGCGAAATGGCGGACATGCTGAGGAATCACGGCTGCAACGGGCGGCGCACGGTCATCCTGGTAGGGGATGCCGACGACACCGTTCTGCGCGCCAGCAGGAACATCCCGAGGGCCGTGGCCATCAACGCCCGGAGCGTGAGTCTCTCCACCCTCGTGAACTCCGAAGTGGTCCTCCTGTCCGAGACCGCGGTGGACCTCCTGAAGGAGAGGGTGATATGATGGACGCAAGGCACGTCATCCTCACGCCGCTGGTCACGGAGAAGTCGACCCAGCAGCGGGAGGCCCGCAACAGCTACAGCTTCCGCGTGCCGCGAACCGTCACCAAGCACGACATCGCGCGCGCCGTGGAAGAGGTGTTCGGCGTCAGCGTCCTGGCTGTCCACACGATGAACATGCAGGGCAAGAAGAAGCGCATGGGGAGGAACCTCGGCAGGAGATCCTCCTGGAAGAAGGCCATCGTGACCCTGGCCGAAGGCCAGTCGGTCGAGTTCTTCGAGGGGGTGTAGGCATGGGGACCAGGAAGCTCAAGCCGGTGACCCCCGGGTGCAGGTTCACCATCCTCCCCGACTTCGCGGAGATCACCAGGAAGACCGGCGAGAAGCCGCTCATGGAGTCGCTGAAGAGCAAGGCGGGGCGCAACAATCTGGGGCGCGTCACCTGCAGGCACCAGGGCGGCGGCCACAAGAGGCGCTACAGGAAGATCGACTTCAAGCGCAACAAGTTCGACATTCCCGGCTCGGTGAGGTCGATCGAGTACGACCCCAACAGGTCGGCAAGGATAGCCCTCGTCGTCTATCCCGACGGTGAGAAGCGCTACATCCTCGCCCCCGAGGGCCTGGCCGTGGGACAGACCGTCCTCTCCGGGAACGACGCCCCGCCCGAGGTGGGCAACCATCTCCCGCTCGGCAGGATCCCCCTGGGCACCATCATCCACAACGTGGAGCTGAGGCCCGGGTACGGCGGCCAGATAGCCCGCAGCGCGGGGGCCGGAGTCCAGCTCCTGGCCCGCGAGAGCGGGATGGCCACCCTCAGGATGCCCTCCCGGGAGATGCGGATGGTCCCCCTGACCTGCATGGCCACCATCGGCACCATCGGCAACGCGGATCATTCGAACATCAGGATAGGCAAGGCAGGCCGCTCCCGCTGGCTGGGCATCCGGCCCAGCGTCAGGGGCGTGGCCATGAATCCCATCGACCACCCCATGGGCGGCGGCGAGGGCAAGTCGAGCGGCGGGCGCCATCCCTGCTCACCCTGGGGCCAGCTCTCCAAGGGTCTGAGGACCAGGAAGCACAAGCAGTCCGACAAGCTCATCACCAGGCGCAGGCCGACCGGCGGGAGGAGGTAGCCATGGCCCGTTCCCTGAAAAAGGGCCCCTACGTCGACGCCAGGCTTGTCGAGAAGGTTCTCGCGATGGCCGGTGAAGGCGAGAAGAAGGTCATCAGGACCTGGGCCCGCAGGTCGACGATTCCGCCGGAGTTCGTCGGCAACACCTTCGCTGTCCACAACGGGCGCAAGTTCGTACCCGTCTATGTAGTAGAAAACATGGTCGGCCACAAACTCGGCGAGTTCTCTCCCTCCCGTACGTTCCGCGGCCACCGCGAGAAGAAGAAGTAGGGGGGGCGACGAGAATGGAAGCTTCCGCAAGGGCCAAGTTCGTGAGGGTCCCTCCCAGGAAGGCGAGGCAGGTTGCGGACCTGATCCGCGGCAAGTCCGTGAACCAGGCGCTGTCGATCCTGCTGACGGTTCCCAAGAACGCCTCGAGGGAGATAGAGAAGACCCTGGATTCAGCCGTGGCCAACGCCGTGCACAAGGCCGAGGGCGCGAAGCTGGACATAGACGAGCTCAAGGTTTCCGAGATAGCGATAGACAACGGACCGATCGTGAAGAGGATAAGGCCGAGGGCGCGCGGCAGGGCCAACAGGGTGCGGCAGAGGCTCTGCCACATCTCCCTCACGGTCAGCGTGGGCTCCCAGGAGCAGAAAGAGGGCTGATATGGGGCAGAAGACCAATCCAGTCGGCCTGAGACTAGGCATCATCCGGGGATGGAACTCGGTGTGGTTCGCCCGCGGGAAGCGCTACCCCGAGTACCTCAAGGAAGATGCGATGCTTCGCCAGTACATCATGAAGCGCCTGGAGAAGGCCCAGATCTCCAAGATCGAGATCGAGCGCAAGCCCCAGGAAGTCCAGGTCACGATCCACACGGCGCGCGCCGGTCTGGTCATCGGGGCGCGGGGCAGCATGATAGACCTGCTCACCCGCGAGCTCAAGATCTACACCGGCAAGACCGTCAGGACCAAGGTCGAGGAGATCAGGCACCCCGAGCGCAACGCCAGCCTGGTGGCCGACTCCATAGCGCGGCAGGTCGAGAGCAGGATCTCGATCAGGCGCGCCATGAAGAGGGCCATCTCCGATTCGATGAAGGCCGGCGCCGAAGGCATCAAGGTTTGCTGCTCCGGCAGGCTCGGCGGCGCCGAGATGTCCCGGACCAACACCTACCACGAGGGGCGCGTGCCGCTCCACACGCTGAGGGCCGACGTCGACTTCGCGCGGTCCATCGCCAGGACTACATACGGCGTCATCGGCGTGAAGGTCTGGATCTACAACGGCGAGATCCACGATTATCCGGGCCAGACCGGCCCGGCCGAGTAGCGGGTGATCGATCATGCTGATGCCCAAGAGAACCAGATACCGCAAGCAGCAGAAGGGGCGCCTCCGGGGCCGGGCCAAGGGCGGCGCCGCGGTCTCCTTCGGTGAGTACGGGCTCCAGGCCATCGAACCCGGGCACGTGACGAGCGCCCAGATCGAGGCCGCCCGTGTGGCCATGACCAGGCACGTCAAGCGCGGCGGCAAGATCTGGATCAGGATCTTCCCCGACAAGCCCATCACCTCCCTTCCCCTCGAGACCAGGATGGGCAAGGGCAAGGGCGCCGTGGACCACTGGGTCGCGGTGATCAAGCCCGGCAGGGTGATGTTCGAGATCGAGGGCGTGGAGGTCGCGGTGGCCAGAGAGGCCATGAGGCTCGCGGGGCACAAGCTCCCGATACTCACCCGCTTCGTCGAGAGAGAGGGGGGGGCGGCCCAGTGAAATCCACCGCCATGAGATCCATGACAGTCGACGAACTGACGGGTCACACCAGGGAGCTCAGACAGGAGATCTTCAACCTGCGCTTCCGCAAGTCCGCCGGCCAGGTGGACAACCCCGTCAGGATAAGGCTGGCCAGGCACGAGCTGGCCAGGGCGCTCACGGTGCTGCGCGAGCGCGAACTCGGCCTGAGCGGCGAAGCCGGCGGGAGTGAGGTGGAGTAGATGTCACAGTTCAGGACGGGAGACAGGCAGGTGGTCAAGGGTACGGTCGTCTCCGCCGGCAAGATGGAGAAGACGGTCGTAGTCGAGGTGGTGACGCTGAAGGCCCATCCGGTCTACAAGAAGCGGTTCCGGCAGACGCGCCGCTACTACGCCCATGACGAGGCCAACCAGTGCGGGGCCGGGGACGTGGTCCGCATAGCCGAGACGAGACCCCTCTCGAGGCTGAAGCGCTGGCGCCTCCTCGAAATAGTGGAGAAGGCCCGGTAGGAGGATGTCGGTATGATCCAGCAGGAGACCAGACTCAACGTCGCCGACAACTCCGGCGCCCGAGAGGTGCTCTGCATCAGGGTTCTCGGGGGCACCGGGCGCAGATATGCCACTATCGGCGACGTGATAGTAGTGACCGTGAAGGAGTCGTCGCCCACGGGCGCCGTGAAGAAGGGTGAAGTGAGGAAGGCCGTGGTCGTCAGGGTCAAGAAGGAGCTCAACAGGAACGACGGCTCCTCGGTGCGCTTCGACGACAACGCAGCAGTCATCATCGATGACGCGATGCAGCCCGTCGCCACGCGCATCTTCGGCCCGGTCGGACGGGAGCTCCGAGCCAGGTTCATGAAGATCGTGTCGCTGGCTCCGGAGGTGATCTAGATGCATGTGCGCAAGGGGGACAGGGTCCTCGTCTCGACGGGCGACGAGAAGGGCAAGAAGGGCAAGGTCCTGAAGGTCCTCGAGGACAAGGACAAGGCCATCGTAGAGGGCGTGAACTTCGTGAAGAGGCACACGAGGCCCAACCAGAAGAACCCCCAGGGCGGGATAGTCGAGAAGGAGGCCCCGATGCACGCCTCCAACCTCAGGATTGTCTGCCCTGGCTGCGGCGATAGCGCCGGCGTGAGCCGGAAGCGCGATGCCGACGGCAGGCTCCGCAGGGTGTGCAAATCCTGCGGCGAGACAGTGTAAGGGTCTGGTGGGAAGATGAAGGAAACACCCAGGCTCAAGAAACTCTACGCGGAGGAGCTGTCGGCCAGGCTGCGCGAGCGGTTCGGCTTCGCCAATCCGCATCAGATCCCGCGCCTCGTGAAGATCGTGGTGAACATGGGGCTCGGCAAGGAAGCCATAGAGAACGCCAACAACATCACGAACGCCTCGGAGCAGCTCGGCAGGATCACGGGGCAGAAGCCCGTGGTCGCCAAGGCCCGCAGGTCCATAGCGGCCTTCAGGCTGCGCGAGGGCATGCCGATAGGCGTCTTCGTCACCCTCAGGGGCGACACGATGTGGGAGTTCCTCGACAGGCTCGCGAACTTCTCGCTCCCGCAGGTCCGCGACTTCAGGGGCCTGCCCTCGAAGGGATTCGACGGCAGGGGCAACTACAACTTCGGGCTCGAGGAGCAGGCGATCTTCCCGGAGATAGACGTCGACAAGATCGACAAGTTCCGGGGAATGAACATCACTCTGGTTACAACCGCCCGGACTGACGAGGAGGGCCTCGAACTGCTGAGGCTCCTCGGACTGCCGTTCCGCAAGTCCGGCTCGGCAAGGTAGGGGGCAAAGTTGGCCAAAAAGTGTCTTGTCGAAAAGCAGAAGCGCACTCCCAAGTTCGGCGTGCGCAGGTACAACCGTTGTGCGCTGTGCGGTCGGCCCAGAGGCTTCCTCCGCAAGTTCGGCATCTGCCGGATCTGCTTCAGGGACATGGCCAACAGGGGCCTGATACCCGGCGTCCGCAAGGCCAGCTGGTAGGGGGTGGAAGATGTCCATGACCGATCCCATCTCCGACATGCTCAACAGGATCAGGAACGCCTCCATGGCAGGACACGTCATGGTGGACATCCCGGCGTCCAAGATGAAGGCGGCCATAGCGGGCGTCCTCTACAAGAGGGGCTTCATCAGGGGCTACCGCAGACTCGATGACGACAGGCAGGGGATCCTCAGGGTCTACCTCGCCTACCAGAACGGCAAATCGCTGATAGTCGGGCTGAAGAGGATATCGACGCCCGGCTGCAGGGTCTACAAGGGCGTGACCGAGATCCAGCGCGTGATGGCCGGGCGCGGCGTTGCGGTCCTTTCGACTCCCAAGGGCGTCCTCACCGATTCGGAAGCCCGCAGGGAAGGCGTCGGCGGCGAAGTGCTGCTGCACGTCTGGTAGGGGGACTCAGGGAATGTCACGCATAGGCAGGCTGCCGATCGCGATCCCGAAGGGCGTGACCGTCACCCTCGACGGATCCGACATGAAGATCAAGGGTCCCAGGGGAGAAGCAGTCCACGTCATCCCCGCGGGGATCTCCGGGAAGATCGAAGGCTCGTCCATCTCCCTCGAGAGGGAGACGGACACCGTCGAACTCAAGCGGATGCACGGCGTAACCAGGGCGCACATCGCGAACAAGGTGAAGGGCGTGTCGGAAGGCCACACCATCACTCTGGTCGTGAACGGGAAGGGATTCCAGGGCGAGGTCAAGGGCAGGGTCGTCGAGATGCAGATAGGGCTCTCCCACAGGGTCCTCGTCGAGATCCCGGCGGGCATCGAGGTCAAGCTGACCCCCGGCCAGAACACGTTCACCCTGGTTGTCACGGGGGCCAACCGCGAGCTCACGGGCTCGTTCGCCTCCGTGCTGTACAAACTCAGGCCCGTCGAGCCATACAACATGATCGGCTTCAGGTACTCCGATCAGGTGGTGCGGCGCAAGGCCGCCAAGACAACGAAGTAGGAGGGAGGGGACATGGCCGGACTCACAAGCACCCAGAAACTCAGGCGGCGTCACCTCCGCGTGCGCAGGAAGGTCTCGGGGACCGCGGAGCGCCCGCGGCTCTGCGTCCACCGGACGAACCGGCACATGGTGGCGAACATCGTGGACGATTCGACCGGACGCACGCTCCTCAGCGTGACCTCGACCGCCGACTACTTCGACGGCGACCGTACCGGAACCAAGACCGAACAGGCGGGAAGACTCGGGCTCGTCGTGGCCCGAAGAGCCCTCGAGATCGGGATAGAATCCGTGGTTTTCGACCGTGGCGGCCATCCGTACCACGGACGAGTCAAGGCTCTTGCCGAGAAGGCCCGCGAGGGCGGTCTCAGGTTCTGATGGGGGATTCCAGTGAGTAACAGACCAGAGGCTACGGAAGAGAAGCTCGACAAGACCGTTCAGGTCGAACCCGAGCTCGAGTGGATGGATAGGCTGATATCCGTCAACAGGGTCGCTAAGGTCATCAAGGGCGGCCGCAGGTTCGGCTTCAACGCCCTGGTAGCCGTCGGGAACGGAAGAGGCAGGGTCGGAGTGGGCCTCGGGAAGGCCACCGAGCTGCCGGAGGCCATCCGCAAGGCCACCGAAGAGGCCAAGAAGGACATGATCGACGTTCCCATCACGGACGGCAGGACCCTTCCCCACGACGTGACTGGCGAGTACGGCGCGGGCCGCGTCCTCCTCAGGCCGGCCAGTCCGGGTACCGGCGTCATAGCCGGGTCCACGGTCAGGGCCATCATGGAGTGCGCCGGCATCCGCGACGTCCTCACCAAGTCGCAGGGCACCAACAACCCCCACAACGTGGTGAAGGCCACCCTCGCCGGCCTCAGGGACC
The Candidatus Fermentibacter sp. DNA segment above includes these coding regions:
- the rpsL gene encoding 30S ribosomal protein S12; this translates as MPTINQLVRYGRSKPVSKTKAPALTGCPQKKGICTRVYTSTPKKPNSALRKVARVRLRNGYEVTCYIPGEGHNLNEHSVVLVRGGRVKDLPGVRYHIIRGVEDTSGVEGRRQSRSKYGAKKPS
- the rpsG gene encoding 30S ribosomal protein S7 — encoded protein: MPRRAAPKRREPAADRRYGNTLVSKFINALMSEGRKPVAERIFYGSMDIIEEKTGQEGLGVFNRAMNNVRPVLKVKSRRVGGSTYQVPMEVKPSERDALAIRWIIQYSRSRKGHSMAEKLSAEIMDAARGENAGSVKKKDETHKMAEANKAFAHYRW
- the fusA gene encoding elongation factor G encodes the protein MGRPDPETIRNIGIMAHIDAGKTTVTERILFFTGRLHRMGDVDYGTATMDWMPQERERGITITSAATTCHWRGCQINIIDTPGHVDFTVEVERSLRVLDGAVAVFCAVGGVEPQSETVWRQADRYSIPRLAFVNKLDRSGADFGRVISMMRERLGANPLPVMLPIGRADTFRGIVSVLEGRALLFSTDDQGGVVTKADIPGDMIQAYEKAREDVWSAAAELDDGATERYLSGSLGAEEVRRLIRKGTLEGRFVPVLCGAALRNTGVQPLLDAIVDWLPSPSDMPPVEGIVPGDGHGLRERNDEEPFTALVFKIQTDDHLGRLAYMRVYSGFAADGDTVLNNRTGKRERLARLVRMHADKRTHLDEIAAGDIAAVGLRNAATGDTLTDMDHPFSLESMRFPEPVMQMAMEPESTKDEKALEQALSDMTGEDPTLRVSTDEDTGQTLIRGMGELHLEIVVDRLRRERRLSVKTGKPQVSYREGISRHAEADAVFEREIAGKRHYGQVSLSMDPAENGISIEASSGLAVPDVFVEAARAGVAGSTGGGPLAGFPVDGVIVRITSMKLHETDSTELGYSSAAASAVRQALQAAAPVLREPVMKLDIISPQEYAGDIIGDLGSRRGRVTSMEPGCDATAISARVPLAELFGYTTALRSLTQGRAGYSMQLLEYAEVPPAAAQALMQRMGIAIRQ
- the rpsJ gene encoding 30S ribosomal protein S10 gives rise to the protein MNGAKLRIRLRAYDHRLLDRSAQSIVRGVKQTGASVAGPIPLPTRRTLFTVLRSPHVDKKSREQFEMKIHSRLIEIEDPGEQTTEVLRQLDVPAGVDVEVR
- the rplC gene encoding 50S ribosomal protein L3, whose amino-acid sequence is MSGLMARKVGMTRVFRDDGKVLPVTVLEARPCPVVQVKTVDTDGYEAIQIGYRQQRKSRLSKPEIGHLDKAGAPPVSCLREIPAIEGREVAPGDFIDLSIFLPGERVDVTGLTKGKGFQGCVKRHGFSGGDNAHGCKSKRVPGSIGQHTTPAEVRKNRRMPGRNGYERITVKNLEVVGIDLENNLLLLKGAVPGSRNTYLLVSKKRGGGR
- the rplD gene encoding 50S ribosomal protein L4, with translation MPEARVYNMKGEEVGTVDLPEEIFGVSVATHVLWEVTRAEMLNARAGTASAKDRSDVSLSGAKPWKQKHTGHARAGSFRSPVWVGGGVAHGPHPRTWSLKINRKVRRKAVAGILSERLSEGNLRLLRDLSSTGKTREMADMLRNHGCNGRRTVILVGDADDTVLRASRNIPRAVAINARSVSLSTLVNSEVVLLSETAVDLLKERVI
- a CDS encoding 50S ribosomal protein L23, whose protein sequence is MMDARHVILTPLVTEKSTQQREARNSYSFRVPRTVTKHDIARAVEEVFGVSVLAVHTMNMQGKKKRMGRNLGRRSSWKKAIVTLAEGQSVEFFEGV
- the rplB gene encoding 50S ribosomal protein L2, translating into MGTRKLKPVTPGCRFTILPDFAEITRKTGEKPLMESLKSKAGRNNLGRVTCRHQGGGHKRRYRKIDFKRNKFDIPGSVRSIEYDPNRSARIALVVYPDGEKRYILAPEGLAVGQTVLSGNDAPPEVGNHLPLGRIPLGTIIHNVELRPGYGGQIARSAGAGVQLLARESGMATLRMPSREMRMVPLTCMATIGTIGNADHSNIRIGKAGRSRWLGIRPSVRGVAMNPIDHPMGGGEGKSSGGRHPCSPWGQLSKGLRTRKHKQSDKLITRRRPTGGRR
- the rpsS gene encoding 30S ribosomal protein S19, which encodes MARSLKKGPYVDARLVEKVLAMAGEGEKKVIRTWARRSTIPPEFVGNTFAVHNGRKFVPVYVVENMVGHKLGEFSPSRTFRGHREKKK
- the rplV gene encoding 50S ribosomal protein L22, with amino-acid sequence MEASARAKFVRVPPRKARQVADLIRGKSVNQALSILLTVPKNASREIEKTLDSAVANAVHKAEGAKLDIDELKVSEIAIDNGPIVKRIRPRARGRANRVRQRLCHISLTVSVGSQEQKEG
- the rpsC gene encoding 30S ribosomal protein S3, whose product is MGQKTNPVGLRLGIIRGWNSVWFARGKRYPEYLKEDAMLRQYIMKRLEKAQISKIEIERKPQEVQVTIHTARAGLVIGARGSMIDLLTRELKIYTGKTVRTKVEEIRHPERNASLVADSIARQVESRISIRRAMKRAISDSMKAGAEGIKVCCSGRLGGAEMSRTNTYHEGRVPLHTLRADVDFARSIARTTYGVIGVKVWIYNGEIHDYPGQTGPAE
- the rplP gene encoding 50S ribosomal protein L16, producing the protein MLMPKRTRYRKQQKGRLRGRAKGGAAVSFGEYGLQAIEPGHVTSAQIEAARVAMTRHVKRGGKIWIRIFPDKPITSLPLETRMGKGKGAVDHWVAVIKPGRVMFEIEGVEVAVAREAMRLAGHKLPILTRFVEREGGAAQ
- the rpmC gene encoding 50S ribosomal protein L29, yielding MRSMTVDELTGHTRELRQEIFNLRFRKSAGQVDNPVRIRLARHELARALTVLRERELGLSGEAGGSEVE
- the rpsQ gene encoding 30S ribosomal protein S17; protein product: MSQFRTGDRQVVKGTVVSAGKMEKTVVVEVVTLKAHPVYKKRFRQTRRYYAHDEANQCGAGDVVRIAETRPLSRLKRWRLLEIVEKAR
- the rplN gene encoding 50S ribosomal protein L14 — protein: MIQQETRLNVADNSGAREVLCIRVLGGTGRRYATIGDVIVVTVKESSPTGAVKKGEVRKAVVVRVKKELNRNDGSSVRFDDNAAVIIDDAMQPVATRIFGPVGRELRARFMKIVSLAPEVI
- the rplX gene encoding 50S ribosomal protein L24 produces the protein MHVRKGDRVLVSTGDEKGKKGKVLKVLEDKDKAIVEGVNFVKRHTRPNQKNPQGGIVEKEAPMHASNLRIVCPGCGDSAGVSRKRDADGRLRRVCKSCGETV